A segment of the Chryseobacterium scophthalmum genome:
TTAAAGTTTTCACAATGAATCCCTGTCCAATATTTGCAACACCACCTGTTGGAACAACCGCTGTTCCTCCGTTGCCATTAGGAGCAGGAACCCAAGTAGGATTTGCACCATTGGCAGCATTGAAAGTAGCATATCCGTAGTTTGTCGTGGTAGCGCCATTCTGAAGCGTTACGTTCGTACTTTTGTTATCCCAGAAATAGAATGTACTTGAAATTCTTGCTGAGTTAGCGGTGTAGAATGCTCCTAAATTTAAGCTTGAAGGATATGGATTACCAATTAAGTTGAATCCATTTCCTGAAGTAGCCAATGCAAAAGTCTGTGTTCCGTTATTTGGTGTTCCCTCAAAAACTAGAGCTGCGTTGGCAACCGGAGTTTTAATAGAATATGCTTTTCCAAATACAGAAATTGTAGAAGCAGCATTGATATAAGTATCATTAGCGGTGTTGTATACTGTAATAGATGTTGGCGTTGCTCCGGTATAAACGTTTGTTAAATTCTGATCAACAACAGGAGAAGTCCAGAATGCATATTTATTCAATTCGCTCGTTCCGTTTTTCAATGCTTTGAAAGCTCCTGAATAAGTTAAAGTAGAACCGTCTTTCTGAATAAGGTTACCGCCATCTTCTACCGTTACATTCACTCCTGAAACCGTATTACCTGAAGTAATTTCTAAAACTCCACCGTTTTGAATAGTAATATTCTTAGCTGTGAAAGCTGGAGTTGTAGCAGAAGTTGTATAAGTACCTGTAATGATTACATCTTTAGCATCTGGAGTTCCATTTGACCAAGAAGTACCGTTCCAAGTTGTGGTGAATAAATTATTGCAGTTGCTTGAAAAATTAATGCCGGGATATTGAGCCTGCAATCCTGCTAATTGAGCATCATCTACACAAACAGATAAATTGTAATTATGATTTTCAAAACCAACAATTTGTTCAAGAGAACCGTTTTTAATATTTACTGAAGTAAGATCATTATTTCCGTAATTTGAATTAATATATACTCTGTCAGCTTTTAAAGTCTGAAGTGAGCTAAGAGTACTTAAATCCATAGTAGTCATATACCCGGATGAATTAGTAACATCAATATTCTCTAAATTAAATACAGCTGAAAAATTGATATTATTTGTAATTAGCTGATTAGAGGCTTTTAATATTTTAAGATTAGGAAGACCCGAAAGATTTAATGAATTTAATTTTCCATAATAAACTCCGCTGGTTGTATTGTAGATATATCGATTATAGAATGAACAATCAAGTTCCTCCAAATTGATCAACCCAGCTGTCGAAAAATCAATATTCGGAGCATTAAGACCTTTTATTTTCTTTAAAGAATTACATCCATTTACGTTGATTGCCGATAAATAAACTGCATGGCTGTCATAATAATCACCGTCTAAAACAATTTCCTGCAAAGCTGTACAATTATTTGCAATTAAATTAATTTCTTGATCAGAGATTTGTGAATCCTGTGTATTGGTAATATTAATAGTCTGCAATGTTGGAATATTAGGAACTGATAATTTTACAAGTCCTCTGCTGTCATTAATACTAATTGAGGTTAAATTGATATTTTCGAAATACAGTTCCGAAACCAATTTGTCATTTAGTACTAATGCTCCATTGAACTGCGAATTATTTTTAATTCTAAAAACAGCTTGTCCTAAAAAATAAGGATGATAAGAAGCGCTAATGTTATTCATCGTTAGAATCGACGGACAATTATCAACGGTGAAATCGACTGGGAAAAAATCTGTTTCATAAAAGCTTCCGTTGAAAGATCCTTCTTTGTAAAACCAACGGTTCAAGCACATCAGTTTTTTAATTTTAGTATTATTTATAAAACTGATATTTGCATTTTTAGTGTCTGAAATGTAGAGTTCTTCAATATTTGAAAAAAGCAAAGCATCAGAAATATTTTCTGGAAGATGACTAAAATAATATGGGAAATTAATTTCTCCGGTTACTGCATCATATTTCTGAGTCTCGTCCATTTTCACATTTAGAATTACCACTAGCTGTGCTTCAGAAACCTGAATTTCTCCATCACCGTTTGCGTCTATAACAATAGAGTTTCCATTTAAGTCTTTGGCGATTTCATTAGTTGAATTTGAGCTTAAAATTAAAGCTTTGAATTTAGAATCTGCAAAATTTAAATTTTGCGCATAAGCTAAAGAGAAACAGCTTACACCAAGTGTAAATAAAATTTTTTTCATGTCATTATGTGTTTAATTATCAATTACCTTAGTAAAGTAAACTGATATCACAAATATATGAATTGCTTTTGTATCTGAGTTATAATAATTTATAATTTTTTTTTAAAAAATCTCTTTAGATTAATACTTGTAGCTTGTCACGAAATAATGTGTTTTTTATTACGTTCTATAAAAAACGAAGTTTTAGAGAAAAGAAAAAAACCGCAGAAAAAATTCTACGGTTTAAATATATTCACAGCCTAACTTGGCTCTTTAAACTTTTTACTTAGCTCTTTACTTAAGCTTCACAAGCCGAACAGCTTACAAAATTCACCATCATTTCCTTAGAAACAGATGAACTTCTTTGGTAATATAAAGTTTTTACTCCTTTTTTCCAAGCTTCGATGTAAAGATAGTTAACGTCTTTTACAGGCATTGTTGAAGGGATCTGTAAGTTCAGAGATTGCGCCTGATCGATGTATTGCTGTCTTTGTGCAGCCTGAGAAATAATCTCCATTGGAGAAATTTCTTTGAATGTTTTAAATACTGCTTTTTCATCGTCAGTCAGCTCACTTAAATGCTGTACCGAACCGTGGTTTAGCATAATTGTTCTCCATGTATCTTCGTTATCAAGACCTTTTTCTTCCAACAATTTAGCAAGGTATTTATTCTTACGCATAAAGTTTCCTTTTGCCAAACCTGCTTTGTAGTAATTCGAAGCAAAAGGCTCAATTCCAGGAGAAGTTTGTCCCAAAATTGCCGAACTCGAAGTCGTAGGAGCAATTGCCATTGTTGTTGTATTACGGATTCCGTAACCTTTTAACAAGTCTGGTTCTCCGTAAATGTTTGCTAATTCTCTTGTCGCGATATCTGCCTGTTCTTTAATTCTTTTGAAAGCTCTTGCATTGAACTGAGTCGCCTCAAAACTTTCAAACGGAATCATATTTTTCTGAAGGTAAGAATGGTAACCTAAAACTCCCAAACCAAGCGCTCTGTGACGCATTGCGAAGTTTCTTGCTCCCTGAAGATAATAATTCCCTTCTGTTTTTTCGATAAATTCAGATAAAACAGCATCCAAGAAATAGATTGCTAATTTTACAGCGTCAGTATCTTTCCACTCGTCGTACAATTCTAAGTTCATTGAAGAAAGACAGCAGATGAAAGATTCTTCTCTTGTTGACGGAAGCATGATTTCCGAGCAAAGATTACTTGCATTGACCGTTAATCCTAAATCTTTATAAACCTGTGGCTTATTTCTGTTAACGTTATCGGTAAAGAAAATATATGGTAAACCTTTTTGCTGACGGCTTTCCAAAACTCTTGCCCAGATTTTACGTTTATCCATATCACCGTCAATCATATCCTGCATCCAGTAATCAGGAACACAAATTCCGGTAAATAGGTTCTGAATCGGGCTTCCGATATCTTTAATTGATAAAAATTCTTCAATATCTCCGTGGTCAATATCCAGATAAGCAGCAAAAGCACCTCTTCTTACACCGCCTTGAGAAACCACATCCATTGCAGTATCAAAAAGCTTCATAAAAGAAACAGCTCCTGAAGATTTTCCGTTGTCGGTTACGGCAGTTCCTCTGTTACGAAGTTCCCCGAAGTATCCTGAAGTTCCCCCTCCGATTTTCGTCTGCATAATCACTTCACCCATTTTGTGGGTAATTCCTTCAATGCTGTCTGGAATATGTACGTTGAAACAAGAGATTGGAAGACCTCTCTGTGTTCCCATATTTGCCCAAACCGGAGAAGAAAAGCTGATCCATCCTTTGGTGATCATTTCCTTAAAAGCAGGCTGTAATTCGGGTTTGTATAATCTTTTTGCAGCGGCAGTGGTGATTCTGTCAATCGCTCCGTCTACGGTTTCTCCTTTCAGAAGGTAACCTCTGTTCAACATTTGCTCAGATTCTTCATTGAGCCACCAGATATTTGTATTTTGTTCTTCCATGTTCATTTATATTGTAAAATGTACGTTGTACATTGATTTTTTTATTTTTTAGGAGCATCACGCTTTGTGTTTCTCCTCAATTTTCTACCTGCTTTCGCTACTCGCTTTTTTGTCATTGCGAACAACGTGAAGCAATCCATTGAATGAGTTGTCTGTCCGTCGCAATAACAAAAAGAGCTCAGACACGCCGCTCAATCAGGGCTAAGACAACGGTTTGTTTTCTTTACTTCTGAACTTCGTCATTTCGAGGAACGAAGCAATCTCTTAATAATCTTAACTTCTTAATTCTATCTTAATGTTTTAAATGCTTTAAAATTTAACCATTAAGGTTAATTTAAGTTTTTAAGAATATTAAGCTTGAGATTCTTCATTTCGCTTTCGCTTCATTCAGAATGACATGCTCATTCTTATTGATATTTTCAATTTGTCATTTCTAAGAACGAAGGAAATCTCTATTTTGTTAGATGCTTCGACTCCGCTCAGCATGACATCGCTAATACTAACTGTTTCGGCGCTCGCTTCGCTCGCGCCTCTATTTTATTTATTCAACTCCAACAGATTTTAAAAACTCTACTTGATGAGAATCATTAAGTCCGCTTTCGTCTCTTACTCTTTGAAATTCTTTGAAGGACGGAATATTTAAAATCATATTCTGTACTTCTTCGTTTTCATAATTTGAAAAATGAACAAACGTAACGCCGTCTTCTTTTACAAAAACTTTATACTCAAATTTTGACTGATCCAAATTTTTAAAATCATTCAAAAACTTCTGAATGTTGCTTTTGTTTTCAGAAACAAATTCAGGTTTTACGGTATAAGTTACAATTACATTGATCATATTTTATTTTTTGGTCATTTCAAGGAACAAAGCAATCTCTTAATAATCTTAACTTCTTAATTCTATCTTAATGTTTTAAAATTTAACCATTAAGGTTAATTTAGGTTTTAAGAATATTAAGTTTGAGATTCTTCATTTCTATTGCTATTTTCAATTTTGTCATTGGCTACGCCGAGTCTTCGATTTCCGAAGAACGTGTAATCTCTATTTTTATATGCTTCGTGAACTTCGTTCGTAAACTTTCAGTTTATGCTCAGCATGACATCTCTAATACTAACTGTTTCGCCGCTCGCTTCGCTCGCGCCCCGACTTGAACGTAGCTCTTTTTGTTATTGCGTTTCGAAAATAGTGCAACAATTGCTTCACGTTGTTCGCAATGACAAAAAAGCGGGAGTGGAAGGCGGATAAAGGTGCCCAAATAATTAATATTTAAAACAAATCATTCGCCGTAATACTCTTATCGTGCTTTGTATAATCTACCGGTCTTTTTGCAAAGAAATCATCCATAGAGTTCGCAAAAACTTCTTCTTCGAACCAAACCATTGGTCTGTATTGCTCCGGAGTGATGTTGTAACGGGTTGCCATGTTGATTTTCTTTAAGCTGTCATCAACACGGTATTTCATGAAGTTTAACAAGTCTTCTTTTGTGAAAAAATTAAATTCACCCATTTCAAAGATCCATTCGATGATTTCACCTTCCAATTCGATAGATTGGTCAACCAAAGTATAAATATCTTCAATATCAGAATCAGTCAAAAGATCAGGTTGCTCTTCACGGATTTTATTGATCAGATAAATTCCTGCATTGGCGTGAATCTGCTCATCAATAGAAGTCCAAGCGATGATATTGGAAACATTTTTCATGTATCCTTTGAATCTTGTGAAAGAAAGAATGATTGCAAATTGTGAGAAAAGCGAAACGTTTTCTATTAAAATACTGAATAACAAAAGAGAAGACACATACTCTTTTGGAGTGGTTGAATTGGCGTGCTTCAAAACGTTTGATAAGAAGTCGATTCTCTTTTTAAGAGCCGGAACTTCTACAACGTGAGTAAACGCTTCATTATAACCCAAAACTTCAAGCAAACGAGAGTATGCTTCAGAATGACGGAACTCGCATTCTGCAAAAGTTGCTCCAAGACCGTTAAGCTCAGGTTTTGGCATGTGGTTGTAAAGATTTCCCCAAAAAGTTTTTACCGAAACTTCAATCTGGGCGATCGCTAAAAGTGCATTTTTTACAGCATTTTTTTCGTGCGGCTCAAGCTGCGACTGAAAATCCTGAACGTCTGCCGTGAAATCTACTTCCGAGTGTACCCAAAATGATTTGTTGATAGCTTCTGTAAACTGAAGAACTTCAGGGTACTCAAATGGCTTGTAACTAATTCTTTTATCGAAAATTCCCATATTATAAATTTTATGTCTTTTGTTTTGTCAAAAATAAAATTCTACAAATACAACCGTTGAAATGATAAGTATTTGATTTTTTGAAAGTTAATAAAGTGATTTTTTTATCTTGATCAGCAATTACTTTCTTTCAGAATCTACCTACAAAGTTAGAAAACAGAAGCCTATTTTAAAAGGGGTAAAGAGTAATTGGCTGACTTTTAACCTTAAAAGTTTTCCACATTTACATGAAACACCCTTTACCATTGGGTTAGAGGAACTTAAGTGTCGGAAACAAATTGTTGACGTTGATTTCGATTAAACGATATTTTTTAATTAATTGATATGTAGTTGTTTATGTGTTAAACAGACGTAAAATGAAAAGAATTTTTTAATCTTGTAACAAAATGAGAATAGTGGCTACTTATTAAGACATAAAACATCCAAAGCTTAATGTTAGTAATTCAGGATCTCAATAAATCATACGACACGGGCAAGAGTAAACTGCACGTTCTCAAAGGAATTAACCTCAATATCTCTGAAGGTGAATTTGTCTCTATTATGGGAAGTTCAGGTTCCGGAAAATCAACTTTGCTGAATATTATCGGAATTTTGGATGAAAAAGATTCAGGTACTTATGAGCTGGATGGAATTCCTATTGAACACTTAAATGAAGTGAAAGCTGCAGAATACCGTTCGAAATTTCTGGGATTTGTATTTCAGTCTTTCAATTTGATTGGGTACAAAACTGCTATAGAAAATGTGGCGCTTCCTTTATATTATCAAAATGTTTCAAGAAAAGAAAGAAACCAAAAGGCTTTAGAATATTTGGAGAAAGTAGGATTGGCACAATGGGCAAATCACTTACCCAATGAGCTTTCGGGTGGACAAAAACAAAGAGTTGCCATTGCAAGAGCATTAATTACAGATCCAAAAGTAATTCTTGCCGATGAGCCAACCGGAGCATTAGATTCAAAAACCACGCATGATATTATGAAGCTTCTTCAGGATATCAATAACGAAGGAAAAACAATCATCGTTGTAACTCACGAACCTGATGTTGCCGCTCAAACCAAAAGAAATGTCATCTTACGAGACGGAATTATAGAAAGTGATGAGTTTATAAAGCAGATTGTGCTTTAAAAGAACCAAGTAAAAAGACAAAAGAATGAAGTTTTAAAAAAGATAAAAAACTTAAGTTCTTTTTAAACATTAAATTGTATTTAAATATTATAAAAAATCCAAAAAAAATCGAGTAATCTGATGTAGATCCAAAGTCAGCTTTTTTGTCTTTCATTTGGCTCTTTTATCTTTTTACTTGGCTCTTAAAAATAAAAGCTATGTTTGACCTAGATCGTTGGCAGGAAATATTCAGTTCAATTCGCAGTAATGTATTGCGAACGGTGCTTTCGGGCTTTACCGTGGCTTTGGGTCTGTTTATTTTTATTGTTCTTTTCGGAATTGGGAAAGGTTTGCAGAATGCTTTCACCGAAGGTTTTGCAAGAGATGCCCAAAACCTGATTTCTATTTTTACAGGAAAAACAACGATTGCTTACAATGGTTTGCAGTCTGACCGACAAGTGACGATGGATAATGATGATTACGATTTCTTGATTAATAACGACAAAGAAAAAGTAGGATATTCATCTCCAAGGTATACAGCAAATTTGATGGTAAAATACGGCAAAGAAAGCGGTAATTATCAGATCAACGGAGCTGATACGGAAGAAAAATATATCGAAAACAGGAAAATGTTGGAAGGTCGCTATCTTTCACCAATGGATTTGCAGCGTAAACAAAACGTTGCGGTAATTGGTAGAATGGTACAGCGGGATTTGATTAAAAACGGAAGTCCGGTTGGTAAAGATTTAGATATTAACGGGACGATGTTTAAAATAGTCGGTGTTTTTTCTGACGATGGCGGAGATTGGGATGAAAGACATATTTCTATTCCGATTACCACTTTGCAGCAGATGAAAAAAGGTTCAGATACGGTGAGTACGGTGTATATTGCTTATAATGAAAATTTGAATCCGGAGCAGGCAATAAAATATGGTGATGAACTGAAAAGCCGTTTAAAATCAAGGAAAAATGTTTCTCCTGATGACGAAAATGGAGTTCGTGTCTGGAACAACGCCCAAAACATGAGCGACACTTTTACGTTTATGGCTGTTCTTACCGGAATTGTAGGTTTTATTGGTATCGGAACTTTATTGGCAGGAATTATTGGGATCAGCAACATCATGGTGTATATCGTAAAAGAACGAACCAAAGAAATCGGTGTACGAAAAGCGATCGGTGCAAAACCGGGAAGTATTGTTGCATTGATTGTTCAGGAAAGTGTTGTGATTACCGTTGTTTCAGGATTTGTAGGAGTAGGATTGGGAGTTTTAGCTTTAAATTTAATTGGAGATAATTTAGAAGAATATTTTATTAAAAATCCAAGTGTAGGTTGGTTTGAAATTATCGCCGCATTTATTGCTTTGGTATTTTCAGGTTTGATTGCCGGATTTGTTCCCGCTTACAGGGCTTCGAAAATTAAACCGATTGAAGCATTAAGAACAGAATAATTAAAAAACTCGAAACACGGAACTCAAACCCCGAAACGAATTAAAAAAATGAACATTTTATTTAAAAAAGATACATGGCAGGAGATTTATTATTCACTCAAGAATAATAAGCTTCGTACGTTTCTTACCATGATTGGCGTGGGTTGGGGAATGTTCCTTTATGTAGTTTTACTGGGTTCTGCAAAAGGAATGGAAAACGGTTTTGATAAATTGTTTTCAGGTTTTGCAACGAATTCTATTTTTCTTTGGGCGCAAAACACATCGATTCCTTATGAAGGTTTTCCGAAAGGAAGACAAATGAATCTTAAGCTTCAGGATATTGAAATGTTGCAACGAAAAGTGAATGAAATTGAATATATTTCTCCAAAAAACTCAAGAGGTAACTTCGGATCTGCAGGCGAACAAATGTCGAGAAACGGAAAGACTGCAACTTATAATTTAAATGGAGATTATCCGATCGGGAATAAAATTTCAGAGAAAAAATTGATTTACGGAAGATATCTTAACGATGCAGATGTTTCGCAAAATAAAAATGTAGCGGTAATTGGGGAAGAGGTTTACAAGAACTTTTTCGATTCTAAAAAGAAGGAAAATCCGATTGGAAAATCAATCAATGTAAAAGGAATTTTCTTTAATGTAATTGGAGTTTTCAGAGTAAAAAAAGGAGGCGGAATGGATAATGACCAAACTGTTTTTATTCCACTTTCTACATTCACCAAAATATTTAACGATGGAGATAATGTGGATGTTTTTGCGATTGTAAGCAAACCTAATGCAGATGTAAATTTCGTAGAAGATAAAGTAAAAGACGAGCTGAAAAAGAAAAACCAGGTTTCACCGGAAGATACCAATGCTTTCGGAAGTTTTAATCTTGGAAAAGAATTTAAAAAACTGACCGGATTTTTGAGCGGAATGCAGCTTTTAACCATCATTGTAGGAACATTAACTATTCTTGCAGGAGTTATTGCCATTTCAAACATCTTGTTGATTACGGTAAAAGAAAGAACCAAAGAAATTGGGATCAGAAGAGCTTTAGGCGCAAAACCTTCGGAAGTAAGAAACCAAATTCTGCTGGAAAGTGTTGTGATTACATTAAGTTCGGGGTTGCTCGGATTTATTTTCGGAATTTTTGTTTTAATGATTGCGAATTCGTTAACACAAAATCAGGATGATTTTCCGTTTTATAATCCAACAGTAAACTATG
Coding sequences within it:
- a CDS encoding ABC transporter permease, whose amino-acid sequence is MFDLDRWQEIFSSIRSNVLRTVLSGFTVALGLFIFIVLFGIGKGLQNAFTEGFARDAQNLISIFTGKTTIAYNGLQSDRQVTMDNDDYDFLINNDKEKVGYSSPRYTANLMVKYGKESGNYQINGADTEEKYIENRKMLEGRYLSPMDLQRKQNVAVIGRMVQRDLIKNGSPVGKDLDINGTMFKIVGVFSDDGGDWDERHISIPITTLQQMKKGSDTVSTVYIAYNENLNPEQAIKYGDELKSRLKSRKNVSPDDENGVRVWNNAQNMSDTFTFMAVLTGIVGFIGIGTLLAGIIGISNIMVYIVKERTKEIGVRKAIGAKPGSIVALIVQESVVITVVSGFVGVGLGVLALNLIGDNLEEYFIKNPSVGWFEIIAAFIALVFSGLIAGFVPAYRASKIKPIEALRTE
- a CDS encoding ribonucleotide-diphosphate reductase subunit beta, whose protein sequence is MGIFDKRISYKPFEYPEVLQFTEAINKSFWVHSEVDFTADVQDFQSQLEPHEKNAVKNALLAIAQIEVSVKTFWGNLYNHMPKPELNGLGATFAECEFRHSEAYSRLLEVLGYNEAFTHVVEVPALKKRIDFLSNVLKHANSTTPKEYVSSLLLFSILIENVSLFSQFAIILSFTRFKGYMKNVSNIIAWTSIDEQIHANAGIYLINKIREEQPDLLTDSDIEDIYTLVDQSIELEGEIIEWIFEMGEFNFFTKEDLLNFMKYRVDDSLKKINMATRYNITPEQYRPMVWFEEEVFANSMDDFFAKRPVDYTKHDKSITANDLF
- a CDS encoding ribonucleoside-diphosphate reductase subunit alpha, whose translation is MEEQNTNIWWLNEESEQMLNRGYLLKGETVDGAIDRITTAAAKRLYKPELQPAFKEMITKGWISFSSPVWANMGTQRGLPISCFNVHIPDSIEGITHKMGEVIMQTKIGGGTSGYFGELRNRGTAVTDNGKSSGAVSFMKLFDTAMDVVSQGGVRRGAFAAYLDIDHGDIEEFLSIKDIGSPIQNLFTGICVPDYWMQDMIDGDMDKRKIWARVLESRQQKGLPYIFFTDNVNRNKPQVYKDLGLTVNASNLCSEIMLPSTREESFICCLSSMNLELYDEWKDTDAVKLAIYFLDAVLSEFIEKTEGNYYLQGARNFAMRHRALGLGVLGYHSYLQKNMIPFESFEATQFNARAFKRIKEQADIATRELANIYGEPDLLKGYGIRNTTTMAIAPTTSSSAILGQTSPGIEPFASNYYKAGLAKGNFMRKNKYLAKLLEEKGLDNEDTWRTIMLNHGSVQHLSELTDDEKAVFKTFKEISPMEIISQAAQRQQYIDQAQSLNLQIPSTMPVKDVNYLYIEAWKKGVKTLYYQRSSSVSKEMMVNFVSCSACEA
- a CDS encoding T9SS type A sorting domain-containing protein, producing the protein MKKILFTLGVSCFSLAYAQNLNFADSKFKALILSSNSTNEIAKDLNGNSIVIDANGDGEIQVSEAQLVVILNVKMDETQKYDAVTGEINFPYYFSHLPENISDALLFSNIEELYISDTKNANISFINNTKIKKLMCLNRWFYKEGSFNGSFYETDFFPVDFTVDNCPSILTMNNISASYHPYFLGQAVFRIKNNSQFNGALVLNDKLVSELYFENINLTSISINDSRGLVKLSVPNIPTLQTINITNTQDSQISDQEINLIANNCTALQEIVLDGDYYDSHAVYLSAINVNGCNSLKKIKGLNAPNIDFSTAGLINLEELDCSFYNRYIYNTTSGVYYGKLNSLNLSGLPNLKILKASNQLITNNINFSAVFNLENIDVTNSSGYMTTMDLSTLSSLQTLKADRVYINSNYGNNDLTSVNIKNGSLEQIVGFENHNYNLSVCVDDAQLAGLQAQYPGINFSSNCNNLFTTTWNGTSWSNGTPDAKDVIITGTYTTSATTPAFTAKNITIQNGGVLEITSGNTVSGVNVTVEDGGNLIQKDGSTLTYSGAFKALKNGTSELNKYAFWTSPVVDQNLTNVYTGATPTSITVYNTANDTYINAASTISVFGKAYSIKTPVANAALVFEGTPNNGTQTFALATSGNGFNLIGNPYPSSLNLGAFYTANSARISSTFYFWDNKSTNVTLQNGATTTNYGYATFNAANGANPTWVPAPNGNGGTAVVPTGGVANIGQGFIVKTLNTSVDTSLTFNNEMRGATNGTFFNKNNSSTEGKFWLKLNSEYNTNNVFAVDYTTGASDSFDSYDSKAIGMGSDGFYTLAGTQKLIIQGKESFDVDDVVPVGTKHFQNGNFTIALVQKEGLFNNGQAIYLHDKVTGTYTDLQNGAYTFAANAGESSNRFEIVYKLNVLATAEAQKDSFEVYRDGQDFVVRNNKNIEKVEIFDAAGRKIQTINVSSKVIRVQLASKGVYILKALSEGKEYTKKLIK
- a CDS encoding ABC transporter permease, with the protein product MNILFKKDTWQEIYYSLKNNKLRTFLTMIGVGWGMFLYVVLLGSAKGMENGFDKLFSGFATNSIFLWAQNTSIPYEGFPKGRQMNLKLQDIEMLQRKVNEIEYISPKNSRGNFGSAGEQMSRNGKTATYNLNGDYPIGNKISEKKLIYGRYLNDADVSQNKNVAVIGEEVYKNFFDSKKKENPIGKSINVKGIFFNVIGVFRVKKGGGMDNDQTVFIPLSTFTKIFNDGDNVDVFAIVSKPNADVNFVEDKVKDELKKKNQVSPEDTNAFGSFNLGKEFKKLTGFLSGMQLLTIIVGTLTILAGVIAISNILLITVKERTKEIGIRRALGAKPSEVRNQILLESVVITLSSGLLGFIFGIFVLMIANSLTQNQDDFPFYNPTVNYGNVFSAMAVMVILGLIIGMIPAQRAVKIRPIEALRSE
- a CDS encoding ABC transporter ATP-binding protein — protein: MLVIQDLNKSYDTGKSKLHVLKGINLNISEGEFVSIMGSSGSGKSTLLNIIGILDEKDSGTYELDGIPIEHLNEVKAAEYRSKFLGFVFQSFNLIGYKTAIENVALPLYYQNVSRKERNQKALEYLEKVGLAQWANHLPNELSGGQKQRVAIARALITDPKVILADEPTGALDSKTTHDIMKLLQDINNEGKTIIVVTHEPDVAAQTKRNVILRDGIIESDEFIKQIVL